The following are from one region of the Enterobacter sp. RHBSTW-00175 genome:
- the glgB gene encoding 1,4-alpha-glucan branching enzyme, translating to MSDYNEKSAISALLAGHCSDPFSVLGMHSTDAGLEVRALLPDATDVWVIEPKTGRKVGKLECLDTRGFFSGVLPRRKNPFRYQLAVTWHGQQNLIDDPYRFGPLLQELDAWLLAEGTHLRPYETLGAHADTMDGVTGTRFSVWAPNARRVSVVGQFNYWDGRRHPMRLRKESGIWELFVPGAHNGQLYKFELIDAHGHLRVKSDPYAFEAQMRPESASLICGMPEKVEQPQSRQQANQFDAPISIYEVHLGSWRRHADNHFWLSYRELADQLVPYAKWMGFTHLELLPVNEHPFDGSWGYQPTGLYAPTRRFGTREDFRYFLNAAHAAGLNVILDWVPGHFPSDDFALASFDGTALYEHSDPREGYHQDWNTLIYNYGRREVSNFLVGNALYWIERFGIDALRVDAVASMIYRDYSRKEGEWVPNEYGGRENLEAIEFLRNTNRVLGEQTPGAVTMAEESTDFAGVTRPSSTGGLGFWFKWNLGWMHDTLDYMQLDPIYRRYHHDKMTFGMLYNYTENFVLPLSHDEVVHGKKSILDRMPGDAWQKFANLRAYYGWLFAFPGKKLLFMGNEFAQGREWNHDASLDWHLLEGGDNWHHGVQRLVRDLNHTYRHHKALHELDFDPYGFEWLVVDDHERSVFIFVRRDKAGNEIIVASNFTPVPRHGYRFGINQPGRWREELNTDSMHYHGSNTGNGGCVASEAIASHGREHSLSVTLPPLATIWLVRESAGQ from the coding sequence ATGTCTGATTATAATGAAAAAAGTGCGATCTCCGCACTTCTCGCAGGTCATTGTTCCGATCCATTTTCCGTGCTTGGCATGCACTCAACCGATGCGGGTCTGGAAGTGCGCGCATTATTACCCGATGCCACCGATGTATGGGTGATTGAACCGAAAACCGGGCGCAAAGTCGGTAAACTCGAATGCCTCGACACACGCGGGTTCTTTAGCGGCGTTCTGCCGCGCCGGAAAAATCCTTTTCGTTACCAGCTGGCCGTCACCTGGCACGGTCAGCAAAACCTGATTGACGACCCCTATCGCTTTGGCCCGCTGCTGCAGGAGCTTGATGCCTGGCTGCTCGCTGAAGGGACTCATCTGCGGCCCTACGAGACGCTGGGAGCCCATGCCGACACCATGGACGGCGTCACCGGGACGCGTTTTTCCGTCTGGGCGCCGAACGCCCGTCGTGTGTCGGTGGTCGGACAGTTCAACTACTGGGACGGCCGCCGCCACCCGATGCGTCTGCGCAAAGAGTCCGGCATCTGGGAGCTGTTTGTCCCCGGCGCGCATAACGGCCAGCTGTATAAGTTCGAGCTGATTGACGCCCACGGCCACCTGCGGGTGAAATCCGACCCGTATGCCTTTGAGGCACAGATGCGCCCGGAAAGCGCGTCGCTTATCTGCGGCATGCCGGAAAAGGTCGAACAGCCACAGTCCCGTCAGCAGGCCAACCAGTTTGATGCACCGATTTCGATTTATGAAGTGCACCTTGGCTCGTGGCGCCGCCACGCCGATAACCATTTCTGGCTCAGCTACCGCGAGCTGGCGGACCAGCTGGTGCCTTACGCGAAGTGGATGGGCTTCACCCATCTGGAGCTGCTGCCGGTAAACGAACATCCGTTCGACGGCAGCTGGGGCTATCAGCCCACCGGGCTGTACGCGCCGACCCGCCGTTTTGGTACCCGTGAAGACTTCCGCTACTTCCTGAATGCTGCCCATGCCGCGGGTCTGAACGTGATCCTCGACTGGGTGCCGGGCCACTTCCCGTCGGATGACTTTGCGCTGGCATCGTTCGACGGCACCGCGTTGTATGAACACAGCGACCCGCGAGAAGGTTATCACCAGGACTGGAATACGCTGATCTACAACTACGGTCGCCGTGAAGTCAGCAACTTTCTGGTCGGGAACGCGCTGTACTGGATTGAACGCTTCGGGATCGACGCCCTGCGCGTGGATGCGGTTGCGTCAATGATCTACCGCGACTACAGCCGCAAAGAGGGGGAGTGGGTGCCCAATGAGTACGGCGGCCGGGAAAACCTCGAAGCGATTGAATTTCTGCGCAATACCAACCGTGTGCTCGGTGAGCAGACGCCGGGAGCGGTCACGATGGCGGAGGAGTCCACCGACTTCGCCGGGGTTACACGACCGTCTTCGACGGGCGGTCTTGGCTTCTGGTTCAAATGGAACCTCGGCTGGATGCATGACACCCTCGACTATATGCAGCTCGATCCCATCTATCGTCGTTATCATCACGACAAGATGACCTTCGGGATGCTCTACAACTACACCGAAAACTTCGTGTTGCCGCTGTCACACGATGAAGTGGTTCACGGCAAAAAATCGATTCTTGACCGGATGCCTGGCGATGCCTGGCAGAAGTTCGCCAACCTGCGCGCCTACTACGGCTGGCTGTTTGCCTTCCCCGGTAAAAAGCTGCTGTTTATGGGCAACGAGTTTGCCCAGGGGCGGGAGTGGAACCACGACGCCAGCCTCGACTGGCATCTGCTGGAAGGGGGCGACAACTGGCATCACGGGGTGCAGCGTCTGGTGCGCGATCTGAACCATACCTATCGCCACCATAAGGCACTGCACGAACTGGATTTTGACCCCTACGGCTTTGAATGGCTTGTTGTGGATGACCATGAACGGTCGGTGTTTATCTTTGTCCGTCGCGATAAAGCCGGGAACGAGATAATCGTGGCGAGCAACTTCACGCCAGTACCGCGTCACGGCTATCGCTTCGGGATTAACCAGCCGGGGCGCTGGCGTGAAGAGCTGAACACCGACTCGATGCACTACCACGGGAGCAACACCGGCAACGGCGGCTGCGTGGCAAGCGAGGCGATCGCCAGCCACGGTCGGGAGCATTCGCTGTCGGTGACTCTGCCGCCGCTGGCGACAATCTGGCTGGTACGGGAATCTGCAGGGCAATAA
- a CDS encoding IS5-like element IS903B family transposase, whose amino-acid sequence MKDQITYLPDNADRSVAKQKFKITNWPTYNKALINRGSITFWLDDEAIQAWYESATPSSRGRPQRYSDLAITTVLVIKRVFRLTLRAAQGFIDSIFSLMNVPLRCPDYSCVSRRAKSVNVSFKTPTRGEIAHLVIDSTGLKVFGEGEWKVKKHGQERRRIWRKLHLAVDSKTHEIICADLSLNNVTDSEAFPGLIRQTHRKIRAASADGAYDTRLCHDELRRKKISALIPPRKGAGYWPGEYADRNRAVANQRMTGSNARWKWTTDYNRRSIAETAMYRVKQLFGGSLTLRDYDGQVAEAMALVRALNKMTKAGMPESVRIA is encoded by the coding sequence TTGAAGGATCAGATCACGTATCTTCCCGACAACGCAGACCGTTCCGTGGCAAAGCAAAAGTTCAAAATCACCAACTGGCCCACCTACAATAAAGCCCTCATCAACCGTGGCTCCATAACTTTCTGGCTGGATGATGAAGCTATTCAGGCCTGGTATGAGTCAGCAACACCTTCTTCACGAGGCAGACCTCAGCGCTATTCTGACCTTGCCATCACGACTGTGCTGGTCATTAAACGCGTATTCAGGCTGACCCTGCGCGCTGCGCAGGGCTTTATTGATTCCATTTTTTCTCTGATGAACGTTCCGCTACGCTGCCCGGATTACAGCTGTGTCAGCAGGCGGGCAAAGTCGGTTAATGTCAGTTTCAAAACGCCCACCCGGGGTGAAATCGCACACCTGGTAATTGATTCCACCGGGCTGAAGGTCTTCGGTGAAGGCGAGTGGAAAGTCAAAAAGCATGGCCAGGAACGCCGCCGTATCTGGCGTAAGCTGCATCTCGCCGTTGACAGTAAAACACATGAAATCATCTGCGCTGACCTGTCGCTGAACAATGTGACGGACTCAGAAGCCTTCCCGGGTCTTATCCGGCAGACTCACAGAAAAATCAGGGCAGCATCGGCAGACGGCGCTTACGACACCCGGCTCTGTCACGATGAACTGCGGCGTAAGAAAATCAGCGCGCTTATCCCACCCCGAAAAGGTGCGGGTTACTGGCCCGGTGAATATGCAGACCGTAACCGTGCAGTGGCTAATCAGCGAATGACCGGGAGTAATGCGCGGTGGAAATGGACAACAGATTACAACCGTCGCTCGATAGCGGAAACGGCGATGTACCGGGTAAAACAGCTGTTCGGGGGTTCACTGACGCTGCGTGACTACGATGGTCAGGTTGCGGAGGCTATGGCCCTGGTACGAGCGCTGAACAAAATGACGAAAGCAGGTATGCCTGAAAGCGTGCGTATTGCCTGA
- a CDS encoding N-6 DNA methylase, with product MAIRHDDLRAVAFQKQEQKRRKFKLSMGKTISRKKRLSQYYTNRDVAELLISSLPSDEASTIIDLSAGEGSLLMTAALKYDNAKLYGIDIDDENCRKLDLLQNTTSICLDATHSASFDKIKAQNSTYGIVIGNPPFYTAEHTAYTRFLFKEWALNHKTKYYRAEVLFLMLSLKLLDRDSCCGIVVPDTIFSSEKYKPLREKITSLFKYIDVIELDNKAFLGTEARTHILTVSNKKSISPSITTRSSKKNKAIRLKKEEFIERADHQYNSFKYNNNEKTIETSGIKVMRGNISKTKKTQLHDAIIHSSSFYNDFSLFENNNDSAENGSAVQAVKGDVVVPRVGTRCLGKVGIIRNGSFSITDCVFVIKASEYECGEMVAAALKSKFGVDWIKSISKGIGAQYITLNDIKKLPLR from the coding sequence ATGGCTATCAGACATGATGATCTGAGGGCGGTAGCATTCCAAAAACAAGAGCAGAAGAGGCGGAAGTTCAAGTTGAGCATGGGCAAAACGATTTCAAGAAAAAAACGTCTATCTCAGTACTATACAAACCGGGATGTGGCAGAGTTGCTTATCTCATCATTACCATCAGACGAAGCAAGTACAATCATTGACTTAAGTGCTGGTGAAGGCTCGTTGTTGATGACAGCTGCGCTCAAATACGACAACGCAAAGCTCTACGGAATTGATATTGATGATGAAAACTGCAGAAAGTTAGACCTATTACAAAACACGACGAGTATATGTTTAGATGCAACCCATTCAGCCAGTTTTGATAAAATAAAGGCACAAAACAGTACATATGGCATAGTCATTGGCAATCCTCCTTTTTATACAGCTGAACATACTGCCTATACAAGGTTCTTATTTAAGGAGTGGGCACTAAATCATAAAACAAAATATTACAGAGCTGAGGTTTTGTTCTTAATGTTATCGCTTAAGTTGCTTGATCGAGACAGTTGTTGTGGAATTGTTGTACCTGATACGATATTTTCAAGCGAGAAATATAAACCACTCAGAGAAAAAATAACCTCATTATTTAAATATATAGATGTTATAGAATTAGATAATAAGGCATTTTTGGGAACTGAAGCAAGGACTCATATTCTCACTGTCAGTAACAAAAAATCAATAAGCCCATCAATAACAACAAGAAGTTCAAAAAAAAATAAAGCGATAAGGCTTAAAAAAGAAGAGTTTATTGAAAGGGCCGACCATCAATATAACTCTTTTAAATATAACAATAACGAAAAAACGATTGAAACTTCAGGTATAAAAGTTATGAGAGGGAATATCAGCAAAACGAAAAAAACTCAACTGCATGATGCGATAATCCATTCATCTTCTTTTTATAATGATTTTTCTTTATTTGAAAATAACAATGACAGTGCAGAAAATGGTTCAGCCGTACAGGCGGTGAAAGGAGATGTTGTTGTACCCCGTGTAGGAACAAGATGTTTGGGGAAAGTTGGGATCATACGAAACGGTTCTTTTTCCATTACAGATTGTGTTTTTGTTATCAAAGCTTCTGAGTACGAATGTGGTGAAATGGTTGCCGCGGCATTAAAATCGAAATTTGGAGTCGACTGGATTAAAAGTATTTCGAAAGGCATTGGAGCGCAGTACATAACATTAAATGACATAAAAAAACTACCCCTGCGATAA
- a CDS encoding tyrosine-type recombinase/integrase has translation MTLMPDDEPEQLPPPAVIPPDGDFLPALVGTESQVGPARAYLLSLNSPRSRQTMASFLGIVAGMLGAASLESCSWGSLRRHHVMAVTELLRDTGRATATVNTYLSALKGVAKEAWMLKLMDVESFQHIRAVRNLRGSRLPRGRALPPEEIRALFGACEADDSSIGVRDAAMLAVILGCGLRRSEAVGLDLRDVVTDERALRVLGKGNKERLAYMPAGTWQRLRTWIDDVRGEKDGPLFTRIRRFDTLTNDRLTDQAVYHVLQVRQRQAGVTKCAPHDLRRTFATAMLDNGEDLITVKDAMGHASVTTTQQYDRRGEARLRTARDRLNLTDI, from the coding sequence ATGACACTGATGCCTGACGATGAACCCGAGCAGCTCCCGCCACCGGCGGTCATTCCACCTGATGGGGATTTCCTGCCGGCGCTGGTTGGTACTGAAAGCCAGGTCGGTCCCGCCCGGGCCTACCTGCTTTCCCTCAATTCCCCCCGCAGCCGGCAGACCATGGCCTCGTTCCTCGGTATTGTTGCCGGCATGCTCGGCGCCGCGTCCCTGGAGTCCTGCAGCTGGGGCAGCCTGCGCCGTCATCACGTTATGGCCGTGACCGAGCTCCTGCGCGACACCGGCCGGGCCACGGCGACCGTCAACACCTATCTTTCGGCACTCAAGGGGGTGGCGAAGGAAGCCTGGATGCTGAAACTCATGGACGTCGAGAGCTTCCAGCACATCCGGGCGGTGCGTAACCTTAGGGGCAGCCGCCTGCCGCGCGGCCGGGCCCTGCCGCCGGAGGAGATACGGGCGCTGTTTGGTGCCTGCGAGGCCGATGACTCCAGCATCGGGGTACGCGATGCGGCAATGCTGGCCGTCATTCTCGGCTGCGGCCTGCGCCGGTCAGAGGCGGTAGGGCTGGATTTGCGTGACGTTGTCACAGATGAGCGGGCGCTCCGGGTGCTGGGTAAGGGAAACAAGGAGCGGCTGGCCTATATGCCGGCGGGCACCTGGCAGCGGCTAAGGACGTGGATCGATGACGTGCGGGGAGAAAAAGACGGGCCGTTGTTCACCCGTATCCGCCGCTTTGACACCCTGACGAACGACCGGCTGACCGACCAGGCGGTGTATCACGTCCTGCAGGTCCGCCAGCGCCAGGCGGGGGTTACAAAATGTGCCCCGCACGATTTAAGGCGAACTTTTGCCACCGCCATGCTCGATAATGGCGAGGATCTCATCACGGTAAAGGACGCGATGGGGCATGCCAGCGTCACCACCACCCAGCAGTACGATCGCCGCGGCGAAGCGCGCCTGCGCACGGCCCGCGATCGCCTGAATCTGACTGACATTTAA
- a CDS encoding phosphoethanolamine transferase — protein MPVLFRMRVIPLVLLLALVFAFLLNWPVLLHFYDILSRLEHVRAGFVISIPFVLVAALNFVFMPFSVRYLLKPFFALLLVTGSVVSYATLKYKVMFDQSMIENILETNPQEAHAYLNGSLVLWLVFMGILPAILLFLIKIEYADKWYKGVAHRLLSMLASLILIAGVAALYYQDYASVGRNNPTLNKEIIPANYAYSTFHYVKDTYFTTKMPFRTLGDDARRVTRNGKPTLMFLVIGETARSQNFSMNGYPRDTNAFTSKIDGVISFRNMRSCGTATAVSVPCMFSDMNRTDYDGKKAAGSENVLDIVQKTGVSLLWKENDGGCKGVCSRIPTVEINPGISKKLCDGKTCYDDVMLENLDTEIGKMAGDKLIAFHMIGSHGPTYYQRYPAEHRHFMPECARSDIENCTQEQLVNTYDNTIRHTDYVLAQMIEKLKQYSEQYNTVLLYVSDHGESLGESGLYLHGTPYKLAPDQQTHIPMQLWMSPGFIAAKNINAACLQHNAVNRTYRLAP, from the coding sequence ATGCCCGTACTTTTCAGGATGAGGGTAATCCCCTTGGTTTTACTTCTGGCACTCGTTTTTGCATTCTTACTTAACTGGCCGGTGTTGCTGCATTTCTACGATATCCTGAGCCGTCTTGAACATGTGAGGGCGGGGTTCGTCATCTCCATTCCGTTTGTGCTGGTTGCAGCGCTTAACTTTGTGTTTATGCCCTTCTCGGTTCGCTACCTGCTCAAACCCTTCTTTGCCCTGTTGCTGGTCACCGGTTCGGTGGTGAGTTACGCCACACTGAAATATAAAGTGATGTTTGATCAGTCCATGATCGAAAATATACTGGAAACAAACCCACAGGAAGCGCATGCCTACCTGAATGGCTCACTGGTGCTGTGGCTGGTCTTCATGGGCATTCTTCCGGCTATCCTGTTGTTTTTGATTAAAATTGAATATGCAGACAAATGGTACAAAGGGGTTGCCCACCGGCTGCTTTCCATGCTCGCTTCGCTGATCCTGATTGCAGGTGTTGCCGCTCTGTATTACCAGGATTATGCTTCTGTCGGGCGCAATAACCCGACGCTGAACAAAGAAATTATCCCGGCAAACTATGCGTACAGCACTTTCCATTACGTGAAGGATACCTATTTTACGACGAAAATGCCTTTCCGGACGCTGGGGGATGATGCAAGGCGCGTTACCCGGAATGGTAAACCCACGCTGATGTTCCTGGTAATTGGCGAAACGGCACGGAGCCAGAATTTCTCCATGAACGGCTACCCGCGTGACACAAATGCCTTTACCAGCAAAATCGATGGCGTTATTTCGTTCAGGAATATGCGTTCCTGTGGCACGGCGACCGCAGTCTCGGTGCCCTGTATGTTCTCGGATATGAACCGGACGGATTACGATGGTAAAAAGGCTGCCGGCAGTGAAAATGTCCTCGACATCGTGCAGAAAACGGGGGTTTCGCTGTTGTGGAAAGAAAACGATGGCGGGTGTAAAGGCGTATGCAGCCGTATCCCGACTGTCGAAATTAATCCCGGTATCAGTAAAAAACTGTGTGACGGTAAAACCTGCTATGACGATGTTATGCTGGAAAACCTGGATACCGAAATCGGCAAAATGGCCGGAGACAAGCTGATCGCCTTCCATATGATTGGCAGCCATGGACCGACCTATTACCAGCGTTATCCGGCAGAGCATCGTCACTTCATGCCGGAATGTGCGCGCAGCGATATCGAAAACTGCACGCAGGAACAGCTGGTTAATACCTACGACAATACCATTCGCCACACCGACTATGTGTTAGCGCAGATGATTGAAAAGCTTAAGCAATACAGCGAACAGTACAACACCGTACTGCTGTATGTGTCCGATCACGGCGAATCTCTGGGAGAGAGCGGACTGTATCTGCACGGTACCCCCTACAAACTGGCACCGGATCAGCAGACGCACATCCCGATGCAGCTCTGGATGTCGCCAGGCTTCATTGCTGCTAAAAATATTAACGCCGCGTGTCTGCAGCATAATGCCGTTAACAGGACATATAGACTGGCCCCATGA
- a CDS encoding IS3-like element ISEc36 family transposase (programmed frameshift) yields MIDVLGPEKRRRRSVQEKIAIVQQSFEPGMTVSLVARQHGVAASQLFLWRKQYQEGSLTAVAAGEQVVPASELASAMKQIKELQRLLGKKTMENELLKEAVEYGRPKKVDSARALVTGGWRISLVSRCLRVSRAQLHAIARQSKDWQDRRCKRKPDDTDALARIHTVIGDLPTYGYRRVWALLRRQSETDDMAVINAKRVYRIMRQNALLLERKPEIPPSKRAHTGKVAVGESNQRWCSDGFEFSCDNGEKLRVTFALDCCDREALYWAASNGGYDSETVQDVMLGAVERRFGNSLPTSPVEWLTDNGSAYRSYQTRQFARMVGLEPKHTAVRSPESNGMAESFVKTMKRDYISIMPKPDGLTAVKNLAEAFEHYNEWHPHSALGYRSPREYLRRRTSNGLSDKKCMEI; encoded by the exons ATGATTGATGTTTTAGGTCCAGAGAAGCGCAGACGGCGAAGTGTTCAGGAAAAAATCGCCATTGTTCAGCAGAGTTTTGAGCCCGGAATGACCGTGTCGCTGGTCGCCCGTCAGCATGGCGTTGCTGCCAGTCAGCTGTTCCTGTGGCGTAAGCAGTATCAGGAAGGCAGCCTTACAGCCGTTGCCGCAGGAGAACAGGTTGTGCCCGCGTCGGAGCTGGCATCTGCGATGAAGCAAATTAAAGAGCTGCAGCGCCTGTTGGGCAAGAAAACCATGGAAAACGAGCTGCTAAAAGAAGCCGTTGAATATGGCCGAC CAAAAAAAGTGGATAGCGCACGTGCCCTTGTTACCGGAGGATGGCGAATAAGCCTTGTCAGTCGTTGCCTCCGGGTCTCACGTGCGCAACTGCATGCCATAGCCCGTCAGTCGAAGGACTGGCAGGATCGTCGGTGCAAGCGCAAGCCTGATGATACTGACGCGCTGGCCCGTATCCATACCGTTATCGGCGATCTGCCCACCTATGGTTATCGTCGGGTATGGGCACTGTTGCGCAGACAATCAGAAACTGACGACATGGCGGTGATCAATGCCAAACGCGTATACCGCATCATGCGTCAGAATGCGCTGCTGCTTGAGCGTAAACCGGAAATACCGCCATCGAAGCGGGCGCATACAGGGAAAGTGGCCGTTGGAGAAAGTAACCAGCGGTGGTGCTCTGACGGCTTCGAGTTCAGCTGTGATAACGGTGAAAAACTGCGGGTCACGTTCGCTCTGGACTGTTGCGATCGCGAGGCACTTTACTGGGCGGCCAGTAACGGTGGATATGACAGTGAAACCGTGCAGGACGTCATGCTGGGTGCCGTGGAGCGTCGCTTCGGTAACAGCCTGCCGACATCCCCAGTTGAGTGGCTGACAGACAACGGTTCAGCCTACCGTTCTTATCAGACGCGTCAGTTCGCCAGAATGGTAGGACTGGAGCCTAAACATACGGCGGTACGTAGCCCGGAAAGCAACGGGATGGCAGAGAGCTTCGTGAAAACGATGAAGCGCGATTACATCAGCATCATGCCGAAACCCGACGGGTTAACAGCGGTAAAGAACCTTGCGGAGGCCTTCGAACATTACAACGAATGGCATCCGCATAGTGCACTGGGGTATCGTTCGCCACGGGAATATCTGCGGCGGCGAACCAGTAATGGGTTAAGTGATAAAAAGTGTATGGAAATATAG